Genomic DNA from Mastomys coucha isolate ucsf_1 unplaced genomic scaffold, UCSF_Mcou_1 pScaffold16, whole genome shotgun sequence:
attttatgtgtatgggtgttttgcctgagtgtatatCTGTAAACCTAGAGCCTGGTGGtgccctcagaagtcagaagagggtggcagactcctgggactggagtgacagatgattttgagccaccaattgaacccaggtcctctggaagaagagccagtgctcctaactgctgagcctgcTCCTGCCCCAAAcctcccttcattttcttttgtttgtttttgttttcttcttgagacagagtttctcactcTGTAGTAGCCCCAGCTGGTGTGAAACTTAACATGTAACTCAAGCAGGTCTTGCAGGTCTTgagctcacagcaatcctcctgcctcagctttctaagaAAGCCCTACCTTctgcttgttttgctttcttcagaATGCCTCTGCTGGAGTGGAGCGCCTCCTTCTGGGAAACAAGTGTGACATGGAGGCCAAGCGGAAGGTGCAGaaagagcaggctgagaaggTGAGTCAGGCTGGGCTGTCTGCTGCAGGGCTGGGAGACCCGTGAGAGGAGGCATCGCTGAATGCTTTGCTTCTGCCCTTTATccagctctctccttcctaccTCATCCCCTACAGTTGGCCCGAGAGCACAGAATCCGATTTTTTGAGACGAGTGCCAAATCCAGTGTGAATGTGGATGAGGTGAGAGTCACCCTCCAAGAGATAAAAAAACTAATAGGTTTATCCCCTTCTTCAACCTGGGCTAACCATTTTCCCCTTTAGGCTTTCAGTTCCCTGGCCCGTGACATCTTGCTCAAGACAGGAGGCAGGAGATCGGTGAGTTGATTCGGCTGAGTACCACTGCGCGTGTCTGCAAGAACTGAAGCAACTTGAGTGTACTGTGGTACTGCACACCTATGGTCCCAGCACCGAGATGTGctggcagaaggatcaggagttcaagttcatcctccTCTACTCTGTCTAAACTCAAAAGTACCTGTGGAGAACACACCTTCAatgccagcactagggaggcagaggcaggttgatctctatgtggtcaaggccaacctggtctacagcatgagttccaggacagtcggggctgcacaaagaaaccctgtcttatttaaaaaagaaaaagaaaaaaagaaaaaaaagaagaaacgattgaggaggaggaggaaaaatgcCAAGAGTTTCAATGTGGGGGTGGAGGATGAGGGAGTGGATGAGCGAGCGGGGAAGTGTCCTGAGTTTTTAGACTAATCCTCCCACCAGCCCTTCATACACCTGATCTTTCTACCTTCCTAATTCTAGGGAAACAGCAACAAGCCCTCAAGCACTGAACTGAAAACATCTGACAAGAAGAACAGCAACAAGTGCTCCTTGGGCTGAGGAACATTTCTTGCCTCCTATTCACCCTGAACCTGGAGGCTAGACCTGAGGGAGGTGGACTGAGGGGATTACAGAGGGGAGAACTGTGGTGGCACCTGGAGGGGTAGATGATGGGAATAAGGAGAAATAAggactgaaaggaagaaaggggcagggaaaggagggggaggaaccAAGGATATGAAAGGTGAACAGAAGGGctttgagaagaggaaaggaagaagaaatgaatggcTCAGGTCTTGGACAGTCCAACATTAATGCCAACATGCTGATCTCTCCATTCCTGGTTCAGGGTTAGGGTCCGGAGAGACTTGGCGCTACTGCGAGGGTCCCTCACTCTGCAGGGTCTTTGTTAGTATTAAAGGCCACTGTTTTGCATGAATGTTCCATTTGCATTACTTTCATTATTGTCAGAATTGTTCTTCACTCAAATCCAATTTTTGTCACGCCAAGATATTGGTTCACTTGAATCTGGCTGGGTTCTCCTTCCTTGCCCCAACTCTTTCACTGGTGATGAAAAGAGCAAGGGGCAGCCTGAAGGATGGACATTCTTTTTCCACTGTGGTTTCCTGAGGACTACAAGAGTGGACAGAACTTTGCCTTGATCACACAGTAACCCAAGGATGAAGGATTTAAACCAAGCTTCAGGAAACAGCAGTACTTAGTATAGTTTATGCAAGGAGGTGTGGGACATCTTTGATTCTGATGTAGTCAACTTAGGTATTTGTTGGGCTCGTTTTGTTAAGAGTAGAatattttagccaggcagtggtggcacacacctttaaacccagcatttgggaggccgaggcaggcggatttctaaattcgaggccagcctggtctacagagtgagttccaggacagccagggttatacagagaaaccctgtcttgaaaagccaagggaaaaaaaagtagaatattTTCAGCGTTGCACAAAGAAATACATGAACAAAGTGAGAGTAACCTAGCAAgctgatttctttttgtaaaaacgGTGTGCCACAACCCAAACTGAAAGTTCCCTTGGGTTTTGTTCCAATGCCAGTTGGTGACTGACTCTCCTCACCCCACTGCTGGGAGTTCAGCTTCAGAATCTTTTAAGATTGACTACTTTTAAACGAATCCtcaaaaaggaaatgagagaaagagggaaaaggtcAGCCACAAGTGTAGGTCATTACTGGGGATGCAGCAAGGCTCCCCCCCGCAAAGACagggagggtttctctgtatagccctggctgtcttggaactcactctgtagaccagactggcctggaactcagaaatccacctgcctctgcctcccaaggattaaaggcctgctgggaggctgggattaaagatgtgccaccactgcctggggcAGCAAGGCTTTTTGTAAACAATCTTTACCGGGTAGAGAAGAGTAAAGAAATTTGGTATCTCTTTAATATAGTAAAGATTCTTTTATAAGGTGGGCTAGACTTAAGAAATATTGGCCAATCATGGGCTTGCCATCTTTTAATACAAACAACCTTTTTTCACAatatgaagggaaggaagagacacaGGAGAGATTCACTTATGTTTGTATTTACTGAGCATTTGCTTTGTACCAGACAATAATCACTAAACAGCTTTTTGATGACACAGGTAAGCAGAGAAGTAGacgaactttttttttaaagatttattttatttattattataaatgagtacactgtagctgtcttcagacagcaccagaagagggcatcagatttcattgtgggtggttgtgagccaccatgtggttgctgggatttgaactcactaccttcagaagagcagtcagtgttcctgcctgctgagccatctcaccagccctgtagacaaacttttaaaaggaaaatggctcttgtttttttgtttggttggttgttttttgttttttgccaggcatggtgtctcaggcctttaatcccagtactcaggaggcagaggcaggtggatttatgagttcaaggccagcctggtctacagagtgaattccaggacagccagagctatacagagaaaccctgtctcgaaaaaaacaaaacaaaacaaaaaccaaaaacacacacacacagaaatgttattataataagttgtttttttttttaaagatttatttatttattatatgtaagtacactgtagctgtcttcagacaccccagaagaggacgtcagatatcattagggatggttgtgagccaccatgtggttgctgggatttgaactgaggaccttcggaagaacagtcagtgctcttacccgctgagccatctctccagcccataagtttttgttttaatcccatgTGTGAGGGTATGGGCTACTTCACAGAAGCTgcctatgatttgcctcatgctgtagcaggggcatgattttgccagctgcagttAGTTTTTGCcagtgtgtgatgtttggaattctggggacttttcagaagaTATATAAATTCTATTGCCCCAATAGAGGGGGCTGTTGGCCAGCTGGGGATTGGACACTGTTAAGTAAAGAgataagaagaagaaattagatataatgatgatgaagatcaaacttgctccaaggaacttgatgcccctaatCACAGGAAATAGTCTAAGAATATCGTCCCCCCTTGCCcctctattcttttttctcttccgcCTAGTGTTAGGAGGCTGAAAGGGCAGAAGAAGAGGGGTGGgtaaagggtggaagaaaaagaacccacaaagtagcaaaaccaaggcaacttaaagaagagTTCATTAGCGGCTTGcttgtgaaagacccccagaactggggagatccttactcaagtctcgggatgacgctaccacccaatgactcacgagagaccgaacttgctgcaatcacatgaggtttattggggattggggataccagtaccggggtcgatcttgtgaccttGTTGGCCAGAGGAGTCTGACCCcaagcacaagaagtgaggggtatttaagggaaaaaccacaagctggg
This window encodes:
- the Rab13 gene encoding ras-related protein Rab-13 isoform X2; the protein is MGIILVYDITDEKSFENIQNWMKSIKENASAGVERLLLGNKCDMEAKRKVQKEQAEKLAREHRIRFFETSAKSSVNVDEAFSSLARDILLKTGGRRSGNSNKPSSTELKTSDKKNSNKCSLG